Proteins encoded by one window of Mycoplasma capricolum subsp. capricolum ATCC 27343:
- a CDS encoding dihydrolipoyl dehydrogenase: MEKFDVVVLGAGPGGYSLANILSINKLKVALIEKEDLGGTCINKGCIPTKTLIKSAKVFELVKNAKDYGVFTDAIKYDIKKIQQRRLENKTFFNSGIQKQLDLNNVKLFKGLGEVLDQNSIKVNEQIICFDKLVIATGSRSKIINFQGIEESIKNGYLINSDQALHLESVPKSMVIIGDGPISLEFAYFYNTLGTKVTILTNVDFLSRFDIDIQKSVKEYFDLKNIKVIDKIDIKKIDLDKVYYNDNFIQAEKILLAIGRQPNNESFKNLDIKKDKNGFVLVGDLMKTNFDNIYAIGDITGLTLLSSVAYKTGDIVARNILKYNDSEKFDKNLVPWAIYLNPEIAGVGLTEQQLVEQKVEFESFIINSKALPRAHADGIVADYSFIKFLIDKKTDQILGCFMMIETANILINQIALFMQQKLTFTQLQKSVYTHPTIAEALYYSSRIRGIKSK, from the coding sequence ATGGAAAAATTTGATGTAGTTGTTTTAGGAGCAGGACCTGGTGGATATAGTCTAGCAAATATTTTAAGTATTAATAAATTAAAGGTTGCTTTAATTGAAAAAGAAGATTTAGGAGGAACTTGTATAAATAAAGGGTGCATTCCTACTAAAACATTAATTAAATCTGCTAAAGTTTTTGAATTAGTGAAAAACGCAAAAGACTATGGAGTTTTTACAGATGCTATTAAATATGATATTAAAAAGATTCAACAAAGAAGATTGGAAAATAAAACATTTTTTAATAGTGGTATTCAAAAACAATTAGATTTAAATAACGTTAAACTATTTAAAGGTTTAGGTGAAGTTTTAGATCAAAATAGTATTAAAGTAAATGAACAAATTATTTGTTTTGACAAACTAGTTATAGCAACTGGTTCTAGATCTAAAATTATTAATTTTCAAGGAATAGAAGAATCAATAAAAAATGGGTATTTAATCAATTCAGATCAAGCTTTACACTTAGAAAGCGTTCCAAAATCAATGGTAATTATTGGAGATGGACCAATTTCACTAGAATTTGCTTATTTTTATAATACTTTAGGCACTAAAGTTACTATTTTAACTAATGTTGATTTTTTATCTCGATTTGATATTGATATTCAAAAAAGTGTTAAAGAATATTTTGATTTAAAAAATATTAAAGTTATTGATAAAATAGATATTAAAAAAATTGATCTTGATAAGGTTTATTATAATGATAACTTTATTCAAGCAGAAAAAATTCTTTTAGCTATTGGAAGACAACCTAATAACGAATCATTTAAAAATCTTGATATTAAAAAAGATAAAAACGGTTTTGTTTTAGTAGGTGATTTAATGAAAACAAATTTTGATAATATTTATGCCATTGGTGATATTACTGGTTTAACTTTATTATCTTCTGTAGCTTATAAAACAGGTGATATTGTTGCTAGAAATATTTTAAAATATAATGATTCTGAAAAATTTGATAAAAATCTTGTTCCTTGAGCAATTTATTTAAACCCAGAAATTGCTGGAGTTGGTTTGACTGAACAACAATTAGTTGAACAAAAAGTAGAATTTGAATCATTTATAATTAATTCAAAAGCACTTCCAAGAGCTCATGCTGATGGAATTGTTGCAGATTATTCTTTTATTAAATTTTTAATTGATAAAAAAACCGATCAAATTTTAGGTTGTTTTATGATGATTGAAACCGCTAATATATTAATCAATCAAATTGCATTGTTTATGCAACAAAAACTAACTTTTACTCAATTACAAAAATCAGTTTATACACATCCAACTATTGCTGAAGCATTATATTATTCTTCAAGAATTAGAGGAATAAAATCAAAATAA
- the rpsU gene encoding 30S ribosomal protein S21, giving the protein MASVIVHDGETIEKALKRFQKVASSNKAEARKREYHLSKKEKRIYKQKQNRKYK; this is encoded by the coding sequence ATGGCAAGTGTTATTGTTCATGATGGAGAAACAATTGAAAAAGCATTAAAACGCTTTCAAAAAGTTGCTTCATCAAATAAAGCAGAAGCTAGAAAACGTGAATACCACTTAAGTAAAAAAGAAAAACGTATTTACAAACAAAAACAAAACCGTAAATACAAATAG
- a CDS encoding lipoprotein, whose amino-acid sequence MKKLLTLLGSVTLITTTSAAVIACGGIRSEQRNTEGKKDDKTEKTKEEEKEEFKSVLSDEVKKEASKIVTKILTDGLDLSDNSEDAVLKNKESISTEFANILDEILVENKNDVEKSLQYFKDKLVKFTAPFFIGDLLGQFPELEDGGSLWISEVDIDSKKEDIIGIVFNEKSDQDLVAESKKLIEDSNEEDEKTINEIIKDYKKDVEDYKKLFEEENKESLSKLKELLEKHFPKVLEAK is encoded by the coding sequence ATGAAAAAACTACTAACCTTATTAGGTTCAGTTACTTTAATCACAACTACAAGTGCTGCTGTAATAGCTTGTGGTGGAATTAGAAGTGAACAAAGAAATACTGAAGGTAAAAAAGATGATAAGACAGAAAAAACTAAAGAAGAAGAAAAAGAAGAATTTAAATCAGTTCTTAGTGATGAAGTAAAAAAAGAAGCATCTAAAATAGTAACTAAAATTCTAACAGATGGGCTAGATTTATCAGATAATTCAGAAGATGCAGTACTTAAAAATAAAGAAAGTATATCAACAGAATTTGCAAATATATTAGATGAAATTCTTGTTGAAAATAAAAATGATGTAGAAAAATCATTACAATATTTTAAAGATAAATTAGTTAAGTTTACAGCACCTTTCTTTATTGGTGATTTATTAGGTCAATTTCCTGAATTAGAAGATGGTGGTTCATTATGAATTTCAGAAGTTGATATTGATAGTAAAAAAGAAGATATAATAGGAATTGTATTTAATGAAAAATCTGATCAAGATTTAGTTGCAGAATCTAAAAAGCTTATTGAAGATTCAAATGAAGAAGATGAAAAAACAATTAATGAAATAATAAAAGATTATAAAAAAGATGTAGAGGACTATAAAAAATTGTTTGAAGAGGAAAATAAGGAGAGTTTATCTAAGTTAAAAGAATTACTTGAAAAACATTTTCCAAAAGTTCTTGAAGCAAAATAG
- a CDS encoding lipoprotein: MKKLLTLLGSVVLITTTSAAVIACGGTRNEQRTEDKNERKLVLTQKAKKEVSDLLKVTLSDTLDVSSENPIEIKEEVINDFANLLDEILKENNSNIDKSLEEFKEEVVGYVTDQLVGDLGSTLPKKDFENSELLDEMAFADEDDFVGIVFNKDPKMDIKPQDEEKTHKVVQELIKEYKDTVKTIKSEFEEETKEQFKKLKEIVEKDIKK, from the coding sequence ATGAAAAAACTATTAACTTTATTAGGTTCAGTTGTTTTAATCACAACTACAAGTGCTGCTGTAATTGCTTGTGGTGGAACTAGAAATGAACAAAGAACAGAAGATAAAAATGAAAGAAAATTAGTTTTAACTCAAAAAGCAAAAAAAGAGGTTTCAGACTTATTAAAAGTAACTTTATCAGATACTTTAGATGTATCATCTGAAAATCCTATTGAAATTAAAGAAGAAGTTATTAATGATTTTGCAAATCTACTAGATGAAATTTTAAAAGAAAATAATAGTAATATCGATAAATCATTAGAAGAATTTAAAGAAGAAGTAGTTGGTTATGTAACAGACCAGTTAGTAGGTGATTTAGGATCTACTTTACCTAAAAAAGACTTTGAAAATTCAGAATTATTAGACGAAATGGCTTTTGCAGATGAAGATGATTTTGTTGGAATTGTTTTTAACAAAGATCCTAAAATGGATATAAAACCTCAAGATGAAGAAAAAACTCATAAGGTTGTTCAAGAATTGATAAAAGAATACAAAGATACTGTTAAAACTATTAAGTCTGAATTTGAAGAAGAAACCAAAGAGCAATTTAAGAAATTAAAAGAAATAGTTGAAAAGGACATTAAAAAATAA
- the ruvA gene encoding Holliday junction branch migration protein RuvA, protein MNDYINGFLYKIDDKFLYLELNYLGYRYLYLKSDLKNFKLNENNKVYIAINVIDNHFKYYGFFNQLVRDLFEILININTIGEKTAFLILENYSYQELIDIFKNGKTDKILQLKGIGNYTARLIINSVQKELFNNKISEKKNKVITSLEKLGYKTKDIYKIIINVDEDLTIDELTKYVLEKLSYINN, encoded by the coding sequence ATGAATGATTATATCAATGGCTTTTTATATAAAATAGATGATAAATTTTTATATTTAGAATTAAATTATTTAGGTTATAGATATTTATATTTAAAAAGTGATCTGAAAAATTTTAAGTTAAATGAAAATAATAAAGTTTATATAGCAATTAATGTAATTGATAATCATTTTAAATATTATGGTTTTTTTAATCAACTAGTAAGAGATCTTTTTGAGATTTTGATAAATATTAATACAATTGGAGAAAAAACAGCCTTTTTAATTTTAGAAAATTATAGTTATCAAGAATTAATTGATATTTTTAAAAATGGTAAAACTGATAAAATTTTACAACTTAAAGGAATAGGAAATTATACAGCAAGACTAATTATAAATAGTGTTCAAAAAGAGTTGTTCAATAACAAAATAAGTGAAAAGAAAAATAAAGTAATTACAAGCTTAGAAAAACTAGGTTATAAAACAAAAGACATTTATAAAATCATCATTAATGTTGATGAAGATCTAACTATAGATGAACTAACAAAATATGTTTTAGAAAAACTAAGTTATATAAATAATTAA
- a CDS encoding lipoprotein, with protein MKKLLTLLGSVTLITTTSAAVIACGGTRSEQRNTEGKKGKEDKSEEEKKEEKLTISESTKKETTNMIKTMLSEVIDSEENDEKALKEKEEISKEFTNFLNEVLIENKNDVEKSLKEFKEEIVGYLTDQLIGEIAFKDENGFVRVVYNKDIKTMENKKNDDKIDKDFEKLVKEYKEAAEAIKEGFEEDTQETFAKLKNLLNKDLSSTTSKSTE; from the coding sequence ATGAAAAAACTACTAACCTTATTAGGTTCAGTTACTTTAATCACAACTACAAGTGCTGCTGTAATAGCTTGTGGTGGAACTAGAAGTGAACAAAGAAATACTGAAGGTAAAAAAGGAAAAGAAGATAAATCTGAAGAAGAGAAAAAAGAAGAAAAACTAACTATTAGTGAATCAACAAAAAAAGAAACAACTAATATGATAAAAACTATGTTAAGTGAAGTAATTGATTCTGAAGAAAATGATGAGAAAGCACTTAAAGAAAAAGAAGAAATTTCAAAAGAGTTTACAAACTTTTTAAATGAAGTTCTTATTGAAAATAAAAATGATGTTGAAAAATCACTAAAAGAATTTAAAGAAGAAATAGTTGGTTATCTTACAGATCAATTAATAGGTGAAATAGCATTTAAAGATGAAAATGGTTTTGTTAGAGTTGTTTATAATAAAGATATCAAAACAATGGAAAATAAAAAAAACGATGATAAAATAGATAAAGATTTTGAAAAATTAGTAAAAGAATATAAAGAAGCTGCTGAAGCTATTAAAGAAGGTTTTGAAGAAGACACTCAAGAAACTTTTGCTAAATTAAAAAACCTACTTAATAAAGATTTATCATCTACAACTTCAAAAAGTACTGAATAA